The Populus alba chromosome 13, ASM523922v2, whole genome shotgun sequence genome contains the following window.
gtttggcagcaatgccaaacgggccCAAAGAAGTCAGTTGGGGTTAGTGTTTTGATGGCTGTCACATATTCAAAATGCAATATATAAAGAAGTCATGTTTTGTAACTCCGACATTTATATAATGTCACATTTTTCAATTATGACTTCTTTATTTGTTGCGTTTTGAAACCcaaataacacaaattatattatttcacttATACTTTTTGCAgctaaaattttaagatttttatgctaAGAGCCCAAAATAACCTTGCATTTAGTTTTTAGATAAAGGTAACTAAAGTGTCCGTGTACTTTTAATAAATCCAAAGCCATCACCCTTTGATATAAGAGGAAATTAGATCATTGGTTTGTGTTGTATTGTAgatcagattaatttttttaatgtaaaaaaattatccaagtattgataatatattttttaataaaaatgattttaattataaatctacaacccgagttaacttatcaaatttaaaacccGAGTTATATAATTGTGACAacgctataaaaaaaatcaaaataaattatgaatttcaatTCCTATTGaatccaatataaaaaaaaataaaaattgaataaaaaaataaaaaaaaacttactcgAGTCAACTTACCAACCCTACAATCCAGGTTtataagatcaaaataataataataataaaaaattataaatctcaatCAATGTAATTCTtccttttaatattgaaaatctatttatttaaatgtatAATATCAATCTAAAActtgtcaaatttaatttttatttatataaaaaattagcttgaagataatttaaattgatgagCCAAATAAAACGAAGAATTAGTtgtccattaaaaaatatttatccataattttatttcaaaatacagTAAATAGTGTAAAAATACCAAGAATATTAAGAGTGTATTTGGAAGTGTAgttgctgttgcttttcaaagtgatttttacttataaaaacatgctaataatatttttttattttttaaaaattatttttgagattaacatattaaaatgatttaaaaatattaaaaatatattaactgaaataaaaaaaaaattcaaattttttttaaaatatttttaaaaaacacttcgaAACACCCTGATCAAAAAGATTGATCAAGATTCAAATAATCTCAATGTGTCCACGTATAAACAGATTGATCAAAATCCGAAAAGAACATGAATCCCAATCAGTCCTTTTTAGTCAACCTGAAGTAAATTAGTGCTTCCTTAATTtatgcagaaaagaaaaaaaacacagcacaCCAGCTCGACTTCATTCCAATGGCTTCGTCTCCAACTCTCCCTCAAGATTCAACCCCAGACCCAAATACTCTCTCACAAAACCCTAACAACGCAAACCCAGATCAAATTCAACAAACATTacctgatgatgatgatgatacccAATTCCCCAAAACCCTGACCCTTGAAATCCCGAACCCTATCTCACAAGAAGATGACCCAACCAACCAAAACCATGACGACTTCGAAGACCTCACCCTTTTCTCTCccaccacaaccaccaccaccacctcccgTCGTGCTGGGGGTGGACGGAAAAGCAGGAAGGCTAACCAAAAACGTCGTGTACAGGTTAAAAAGTCTGAAAAAAAGCTTGAAACTTTAAGCCAAACCCTAAATCCAATCCCCTTTGTACCCAACAAAATCCTCGACCTCGCTTCACATGaaacccttttaaaaaaattgggtttGTGGGAATTTGTGCATTTGCAATTTGATACTAATATTCGTGCTGATTTGCTAGCACAATTGATTGCTGGTTATAATCCTGCGATGCGGGGTAGTTATGTTAATGAGGTTAAGATCATGGTCAATCGTGCTGATTTAGGGCGTGCTTTGAAGTTACCGGTGAAGAAAGAGAAAGGTAGTGTAGGAGATGGTGCATCTGAGGTTACGGAGAGTGCGGAATCAATTGGGTTTATAGAGGAGTTGGTGTCAAATTGGATTTTGTTACATGAGGATACTTGGATGATGCCGCCAGATATATTGAACtggattaaattgattaaagaaGGGAACTTTGACAAGTTGGATTGGGCTGGAATGATTTGGTATATGGTAGAGAAAGAGTTGAATGCAGAACCTGGTTTAGGAAATTGTTATTATGCGTCGCATTTGCAGTGTTTGATAAAGTGCCAGAGAGAGGAGTTGTTGAAGGAGGGAAGTCTTAAAATGGAGATTGATGTTAaggatgatgaagatgatgagggTGCGAAGATGGAGCAGAGTGTGATGATGGAAGAGGAGTTTAGGGGTGAATCATCTGTGTTAGAGGAGCATAGAATTGAGTTGAGTCTTGGAGGGATGGATAATGCAGGGAAGGAAGAGGTGGAGAATGTGGGTGATGAGGATGTGATGGATTTTGAGGAGaggaaagaggaagaagatcaGGGTCAGTGGGGAAAGATCAGTATGGATGGGCATTATCTGCAGCCATGTGGTAGTTTTAGTGAAGTTGCGGGAATGGAATTTGAGGAAGAGAGGAAACAGCAGGATGAGGTGGAGGGAGAGGAAGAGGGGAAGGGAGGagaggaaggggaaggggagGAGGACGAAGAGGAGGGGGAGGAGGACGAAGATATTGGTTTCCATATCGCAGCCAGAGAGAATATTTTGGAGGGCATAAGCTCTGAGAATCTTCTTGAGGTGATGGGAGCAGCTCAAGTTCCTTTTAGTTCAGGTATCCAAATTCATGATAATGTATCTTCCAGGGAATTTCAAATTTCTAGGGTTGATACAGAGACAATTCCAGGTGGTTCTTCAATTTTTGGTAATGTTGGTGGAAACAAGAGGGTGAATGAGCATCTTCAGAGTGATATACCGCATCACTCACTTAATGGTGGTAATAAGAGGATGCGGAGTGATGGGCATTGGGATGCAAAGCCTTATTCGGACTTTGATAGTTTTGAGGAGGAGATGCAGCATATGATGGGAAAAGCCAGAATGATGATGGAGGAAAAGGAGCAGTCATGTCAGGAAATGAGTATGCATCAACAGGTGTTGTATAATGAGTTGCAGCAGCGTGAAAACTTCATTCAGCAGTTGCAGAAGACCAAGATGGAAGAGCAGCGGAAGAGCCAGTTGGAGGTTTATAGG
Protein-coding sequences here:
- the LOC118043637 gene encoding uncharacterized protein isoform X1, whose amino-acid sequence is MASSPTLPQDSTPDPNTLSQNPNNANPDQIQQTLPDDDDDTQFPKTLTLEIPNPISQEDDPTNQNHDDFEDLTLFSPTTTTTTTSRRAGGGRKSRKANQKRRVQVKKSEKKLETLSQTLNPIPFVPNKILDLASHETLLKKLGLWEFVHLQFDTNIRADLLAQLIAGYNPAMRGSYVNEVKIMVNRADLGRALKLPVKKEKGSVGDGASEVTESAESIGFIEELVSNWILLHEDTWMMPPDILNWIKLIKEGNFDKLDWAGMIWYMVEKELNAEPGLGNCYYASHLQCLIKCQREELLKEGSLKMEIDVKDDEDDEGAKMEQSVMMEEEFRGESSVLEEHRIELSLGGMDNAGKEEVENVGDEDVMDFEERKEEEDQGQWGKISMDGHYLQPCGSFSEVAGMEFEEERKQQDEVEGEEEGKGGEEGEGEEDEEEGEEDEDIGFHIAARENILEGISSENLLEVMGAAQVPFSSGIQIHDNVSSREFQISRVDTETIPGGSSIFGNVGGNKRVNEHLQSDIPHHSLNGGNKRMRSDGHWDAKPYSDFDSFEEEMQHMMGKARMMMEEKEQSCQEMSMHQQVLYNELQQRENFIQQLQKTKMEEQRKSQLEVYRLERELYMMGNLLEGYRKALKETHKAFSEYRARCQLPEEPIYKDTGSGGLVLSTMELEKQRLKQEEEERLNRVFLEKLVKEFEAEFIPKVEGYENTVKLLSDKLLVVGEKFNLLKEMSGKRKVSEMSECVATEDCNTAKESVPTEDCVSAEESAVVQVPAEESVPVVVQAPAPAPAEESVPVVVQAPAPAEESVPVVVQAPAPAPAPAEEVQASAEESVPVVERALAEGCDPMEECVPTEG
- the LOC118043637 gene encoding uncharacterized protein isoform X2, producing MASSPTLPQDSTPDPNTLSQNPNNANPDQIQQTLPDDDDDTQFPKTLTLEIPNPISQEDDPTNQNHDDFEDLTLFSPTTTTTTTSRRAGGGRKSRKANQKRRVQVKKSEKKLETLSQTLNPIPFVPNKILDLASHETLLKKLGLWEFVHLQFDTNIRADLLAQLIAGYNPAMRGSYVNEVKIMVNRADLGRALKLPVKKEKGSVGDGASEVTESAESIGFIEELVSNWILLHEDTWMMPPDILNWIKLIKEGNFDKLDWAGMIWYMVEKELNAEPGLGNCYYASHLQCLIKCQREELLKEGSLKMEIDVKDDEDDEGAKMEQSVMMEEEFRGESSVLEEHRIELSLGGMDNAGKEEVENVGDEDVMDFEERKEEEDQGQWGKISMDGHYLQPCGSFSEVAGMEFEEERKQQDEVEGEEEGKGGEEGEGEEDEEEGEEDEDIGFHIAARENILEGISSENLLEVMGAAQVPFSSGIQIHDNVSSREFQISRVDTETIPGGSSIFGNVGGNKRVNEHLQSDIPHHSLNGGNKRMRSDGHWDAKPYSDFDSFEEEMQHMMGKARMMMEEKEQSCQEMSMHQQVLYNELQQRENFIQQLQKTKMEEQRKSQLEVYRLERELYMMGNLLEGYRKALKETHKAFSEYRARCQLPEEPIYKDTGSGGLVLSTMELEKQRLKQEEEERLNRVFLEKLVKEFEAEFIPKVEGYENTVKLLSDKLLVVGEKFNLLKEMSGKRKVSEMSECVATEDCNTAKESVPTEDCVSAEESAVVQVPAEESVPVVVQAPAPAPAPAEESVPVVVQAPAPAPAPAEEVQASAEESVPVVERALAEGCDPMEECVPTEG